A portion of the Streptomyces coeruleoprunus genome contains these proteins:
- a CDS encoding serine hydrolase domain-containing protein: MTSAPAATRLRTARAVAAAALALGLAAGPLAAPAVAATTAPAADTGTGTGGPDAAALRAALAGLPDREATAALVRVGGDGTWHGTAGVRDLRSGAPALEHARFRAGSTTKIVTAALVLQLAAEKRIDLDGTVQTYLPGLLTDDFEPITVRQLLNFTSGLQPGASLGDSVEAGFPHRFETLTPREVVAASVAKGPRHRPGERQHYGNIHYTVLGMLIEKVTGDTYAHQAAVRIFAPLGMRHTSFPVGADPRVHGPHNRGYEEIDGRLVDVTEWNMSDRWAVGDMISTTADLERLIVALFRGRVVPEPQLREMFTVPDLPGATMAAALERHEVNGKVIWGKTGARPGYHTVVAATRDLSRTLVYSVNATDAKGDGLGIVQRFAFPAFNR; the protein is encoded by the coding sequence ATGACCAGCGCCCCCGCCGCCACCCGCCTCCGCACCGCGCGGGCCGTCGCCGCCGCCGCGCTCGCCCTGGGCCTCGCGGCCGGGCCCCTGGCGGCCCCGGCCGTCGCGGCCACCACGGCCCCCGCCGCCGACACCGGCACCGGGACCGGCGGGCCCGACGCCGCCGCCCTGCGCGCCGCGCTCGCCGGTCTGCCCGACCGGGAGGCGACCGCCGCTCTCGTCCGCGTCGGCGGCGACGGCACCTGGCACGGCACCGCAGGCGTACGGGACCTGCGGTCCGGCGCGCCCGCCCTGGAGCACGCCCGCTTCCGGGCCGGCTCCACCACCAAGATCGTCACCGCGGCGCTCGTCCTCCAGCTCGCCGCCGAGAAGCGCATCGACCTCGACGGCACCGTGCAGACCTACCTGCCGGGGCTGCTCACGGACGACTTCGAGCCCATCACCGTACGGCAGCTGCTCAACTTCACCAGCGGACTCCAGCCCGGCGCCTCCCTGGGCGACAGCGTCGAGGCCGGGTTCCCGCACCGGTTCGAGACGCTCACCCCGCGGGAGGTCGTGGCCGCGTCCGTCGCCAAGGGCCCCCGCCACCGCCCCGGTGAGCGCCAGCACTACGGCAACATCCACTACACGGTGCTCGGCATGCTCATCGAGAAGGTCACCGGCGACACGTACGCCCACCAGGCGGCCGTCCGGATCTTCGCACCGCTCGGCATGCGCCACACGTCCTTCCCCGTGGGCGCCGACCCCCGCGTCCACGGCCCGCACAACCGCGGCTACGAGGAGATCGACGGCCGGCTCGTCGACGTGACCGAGTGGAACATGTCCGACCGGTGGGCGGTCGGCGACATGATCTCGACCACCGCCGACCTGGAGCGGCTGATCGTCGCGCTGTTCCGCGGCAGGGTCGTCCCCGAGCCGCAGCTGCGCGAGATGTTCACCGTTCCCGACCTGCCCGGCGCCACGATGGCGGCGGCCCTGGAGCGCCATGAGGTGAACGGCAAGGTGATCTGGGGCAAGACCGGCGCCCGCCCCGGCTACCACACGGTCGTCGCGGCCACCCGCGACCTGTCGCGGACCCTCGTGTACTCGGTGAACGCGACCGACGCCAAGGGCGACGGGCTGGGCATCGTCCAGCGGTTCGCGTTCCCCGCGTTCAACCGCTGA
- a CDS encoding ATP-binding cassette domain-containing protein: MSGSGSAVVELVGAGYAYEDGPAVLSGVDFAVPEGRSLALLGRNGSGKTTLLRLLSGGLRCASGRLRVAGEDVTYDRKGLTRLRTTVQLVVQDPDDQLFAASVGQDVSFGPMNLGLPEAEVRARVREALEALDITALEDRPTHLLSYGQRKRAAIAGAVAMRPRVLILDEPTAGLDPHGQERLLEVLDRLRGSGTTVLMATHDVDLALRWADDAAVLTPGGLRTGPVDRVLADDALLDAARLRQPWAMAVARLLRSRGLLEPDEAGPRTPEELDAWAAVAREV; this comes from the coding sequence ATGAGTGGATCCGGATCCGCCGTCGTCGAACTGGTCGGCGCCGGATACGCCTACGAGGACGGCCCTGCCGTGCTGAGCGGGGTCGACTTCGCGGTGCCCGAGGGGCGCTCGCTGGCGCTGCTGGGCCGCAACGGCAGCGGCAAGACGACGCTGCTGCGGCTGCTGAGCGGCGGGCTGCGGTGTGCGAGCGGACGGCTGCGGGTGGCGGGCGAGGACGTCACGTACGACCGGAAGGGGCTGACCCGGCTGCGGACGACCGTGCAGCTGGTCGTGCAGGACCCGGACGACCAGCTGTTCGCGGCGTCGGTGGGGCAGGACGTGTCGTTCGGGCCGATGAACCTGGGGCTGCCGGAGGCGGAGGTCCGGGCACGGGTGCGGGAGGCCCTGGAGGCGTTGGACATCACCGCGCTGGAGGACCGGCCGACGCACCTGCTGTCGTACGGGCAGCGCAAGCGCGCGGCGATCGCCGGGGCCGTGGCGATGCGGCCGCGCGTGCTGATCCTCGACGAGCCGACGGCGGGCCTGGACCCGCACGGGCAGGAACGGCTGCTGGAGGTGCTGGACCGGCTGCGCGGGTCCGGGACGACCGTGCTGATGGCGACGCACGACGTGGACCTGGCGCTGCGGTGGGCGGACGACGCGGCGGTGCTCACGCCGGGTGGGCTGCGCACGGGCCCGGTGGACCGGGTGCTGGCGGACGACGCGCTGCTGGACGCGGCGCGGCTGCGGCAGCCGTGGGCGATGGCGGTGGCGCGGCTGCTGCGGTCGCGGGGGCTGCTGGAGCCGGACGAGGCGGGGCCGCGTACGCCCGAGGAGCTGGACGCCTGGGCGGCGGTGGCGCGCGAGGTGTGA
- the cbiQ gene encoding cobalt ECF transporter T component CbiQ, whose protein sequence is MLPIDVAAHGNRWRRRHPAEKALLGLGLTGCAVALPPWPGAVLVAVAALAVLLGPAGVTPRQLWRAWRLPLGFCVTGAVPLLFQVGGAGGFVALAPDGPAQAGQLLLRTSAASLGVLLFAFTTPVSDLLPRLVRAGVPAPVVDVALVMYRIGFLLLDAVVRIRQAQAARLGLAGRAAAWRSVAGLAATAFVRAFDRAARLQNGLAGRGYDGTLRVLVPEAPVDRRFLASTAVLLSGVVALTLVLERFL, encoded by the coding sequence GTGCTGCCCATCGATGTGGCGGCGCACGGCAATCGCTGGCGCCGCCGGCATCCCGCGGAGAAGGCGCTGCTGGGGCTCGGTCTGACGGGGTGCGCGGTGGCGCTGCCGCCGTGGCCGGGCGCCGTGCTGGTGGCGGTGGCCGCCCTCGCCGTACTGCTGGGCCCTGCCGGGGTGACGCCGCGGCAGCTGTGGCGGGCGTGGCGGCTGCCGCTGGGCTTCTGCGTGACGGGTGCCGTTCCGCTGCTGTTCCAGGTGGGCGGTGCGGGCGGGTTCGTGGCGCTGGCGCCCGACGGGCCGGCGCAGGCGGGGCAGTTGCTGCTGCGGACGTCGGCGGCCTCGCTCGGGGTGCTGCTGTTCGCGTTCACCACGCCGGTGTCGGACCTGCTGCCCCGGCTGGTCCGGGCCGGGGTGCCGGCGCCCGTGGTGGACGTGGCGCTGGTGATGTACCGGATCGGTTTCCTGCTGCTGGACGCGGTGGTGCGGATCCGGCAGGCACAGGCGGCGCGGCTGGGGCTGGCCGGCCGGGCCGCGGCGTGGCGGTCGGTGGCGGGCCTGGCGGCCACGGCGTTCGTGCGGGCCTTCGACCGGGCGGCGCGGCTCCAGAACGGGCTCGCGGGGCGCGGCTACGACGGGACGCTGCGGGTGCTGGTGCCCGAGGCGCCGGTGGACCGCCGGTTCCTGGCCTCGACGGCGGTGCTGCTCTCGGGGGTCGTCGCCCTCACCCTCGTACTCGAAAGGTTCCTGTGA